From the genome of Vibrio porteresiae DSM 19223, one region includes:
- a CDS encoding ArnT family glycosyltransferase, with product MFKSLSDRFYSDDYYKVLSLLLFFAFIIIAMGIGLRGPWPADEPRFAEAAKEMVVSGNWFFPLRGGELYPDKPPIFMWAIAIFYSLTNSIYWSFLIPNTIAGLVTLVCVYDISAKLWSVKVARNAFLLLMLIPQFVLQAKTAQIDAMVTCWITIAMYGFIRHYFIKQSWLWYGLSWAFMGLGIITKGVGFLPILFLIPALTYRIRSGETSVKRAIGEIVFGLICMLLVLSAWFFPMLHWVDVSGNPDYMAYRDNILFKQTAKRYADSWTHLQPWYHFVLQVIPGFWFPASLFLFSRSFWKNYHQDRVIRSLLIWVALVVFFFSLSPGKRGVYILPAVPMLVVCFSHWLTHKTMERWMSVLIKWVTWVLNLALFVVAILLFTHNKGLIKNLGEDPDVIGFAIFFTVTALIWLAINIKMHRSQILCKFGVLMSITWILYSSWGYVLLDPVRTPAKEVMTEAAEAIGPNGHLAIVDYREQFLLYSPVELTQFSYLADIDDQYRNAWLWIQQGENRFVIGRDNDNLVCFNADKAKFIGKAHRRGWYLFDINSILPNCEPPTKVKQYVMPFAKHAVTD from the coding sequence ATGTTTAAGTCTCTCTCCGACCGCTTTTATAGTGACGATTACTATAAGGTACTCTCTTTATTACTTTTCTTTGCCTTTATTATTATCGCGATGGGGATTGGTTTACGTGGTCCTTGGCCAGCAGACGAACCCCGCTTTGCTGAAGCAGCAAAAGAAATGGTGGTTTCTGGGAATTGGTTTTTCCCATTGCGTGGTGGAGAACTGTATCCAGATAAACCCCCCATTTTTATGTGGGCGATCGCCATTTTCTATAGCTTAACCAACAGTATTTACTGGTCTTTTTTAATTCCCAATACCATTGCAGGTCTTGTCACTCTCGTATGTGTTTATGACATATCGGCAAAACTGTGGAGTGTAAAAGTCGCCCGCAACGCATTTTTGCTATTGATGCTCATCCCGCAGTTTGTGCTACAAGCCAAAACAGCCCAAATTGACGCGATGGTTACCTGCTGGATTACAATTGCGATGTATGGCTTTATTCGCCACTACTTCATTAAGCAGAGTTGGCTTTGGTATGGACTGAGCTGGGCATTTATGGGATTGGGTATCATCACCAAAGGTGTCGGCTTCTTACCTATCCTCTTCTTAATTCCAGCCCTCACCTATCGCATTCGTTCTGGAGAGACATCCGTTAAACGAGCGATTGGCGAGATTGTATTTGGGTTGATTTGCATGCTGCTGGTTTTATCTGCTTGGTTCTTCCCGATGTTGCATTGGGTTGATGTCAGCGGTAATCCAGATTACATGGCGTATCGAGATAACATCCTATTCAAACAAACAGCAAAGCGCTATGCAGATTCTTGGACTCATTTACAGCCTTGGTATCACTTTGTGTTACAAGTTATTCCAGGTTTTTGGTTTCCAGCATCACTTTTCCTATTCAGCCGTAGCTTCTGGAAAAACTATCACCAAGACCGTGTCATTCGCTCGCTTCTGATTTGGGTTGCTCTCGTCGTGTTTTTCTTTAGCCTAAGTCCTGGTAAACGTGGGGTCTACATACTACCTGCAGTTCCGATGCTGGTTGTCTGCTTCTCGCATTGGTTGACTCATAAAACTATGGAGCGGTGGATGAGCGTCCTCATCAAATGGGTGACTTGGGTACTTAACTTAGCCTTGTTTGTGGTTGCCATCCTACTGTTTACCCATAATAAAGGGCTGATTAAAAACCTAGGTGAAGATCCAGATGTGATTGGCTTTGCCATTTTCTTTACTGTAACCGCACTGATATGGCTCGCCATCAACATCAAAATGCATCGTTCGCAAATACTATGCAAATTTGGTGTTTTGATGTCGATAACCTGGATTCTCTATAGCTCCTGGGGATATGTTTTGCTTGATCCGGTAAGAACCCCCGCAAAAGAGGTCATGACCGAAGCGGCTGAAGCCATTGGCCCTAACGGACACTTAGCCATCGTTGACTATCGTGAACAATTTTTACTTTATTCACCCGTAGAGCTGACCCAATTTAGCTATCTTGCCGATATTGACGATCAATACCGCAACGCTTGGCTGTGGATTCAACAAGGGGAAAACCGCTTTGTGATTGGCCGCGATAATGACAATCTCGTTTGCTTCAACGCAGATAAAGCAAAATTCATTGGTAAAGCGCATCGTAGGGGCTGGTATCTCTTCGATATCAATTCCATTTTGCCAAACTGCGAACCACCAACCAAAGTTAAGCAGTATGTGATGCCGTTCGCTAAGCATGCGGTGACTGACTAG